A stretch of Oryza brachyantha chromosome 4, ObraRS2, whole genome shotgun sequence DNA encodes these proteins:
- the LOC102715007 gene encoding poly(A) polymerase I-like isoform X1, protein MALRSPELRFAAAAGLGALSRPRRVAPSQLAALAAAPRRRRRRSPSPSPSPAPSSDSSPSTAPAANEGGGGAEAPEWKKVSAKRFGIRDSMIPGEAWNVLHRLRSKGYDVYLVGGCVRDLIMKKTPKDFDIITTADLRQVKDTFSGSAVIVGRRFPICHVYENNSIVEVSSFNTYARGSTSNQIYTSKSPHCSKNDYMRWKNCQGRDFTINGLMFNPYAEKIYDYFGGIEDIKKAKVRTVIPAGTSFQEDCARILRAIRIAARLGFNFPKETAYYVRTLACSVARLDKGRILMEVNYMLAYGSAEASLRLLWRFGLLEHLLPFQAAYFSSNRFKRKDKGTNMLLVLFSKLDSFLAPNRPCHNSLWISILALHEALVRKPCDPLVVATFALALYLGGDMSLALDIGKSINRQHNAEFSELLEPKVWDDQHLLAEVQSLAASMRRALTEMTDEYFVANAMAKIPQAPSSDLVFIPLQAYLKVLKLIECVQHGKKEHGYEPKSDGNIDYHDLSHGTPAEVRNVFTLVVFDTIYPPKMESQHDASS, encoded by the exons atGGCGCTGCGCTCGCCGGAGCTGCggttcgccgccgcggcggggctCGGGGCGCTCTCCCGCCCCAGGCGCGTCGCCCCgtcccagctcgccgcgctggccgccgccccgcgccgaCGCAGGCGCcgctccccgtcgccgtcgccctcccccGCGCCCTCCTCGGACTCCAGCCCCTCCACCGCCCCCGCGGCGAACGAAG GTGGAGGTGGGGCGGAGGCGCCGGAGTGGAAGAAGGTGAGCGCGAAGAGGTTCGGGATCAGGGATTCCATGATCCCCGGCGAGGCCTGGAAcgtcctccaccgcctccgcaGCAAAG GATATGATGTCTACCTGGTTGGTGGTTGTGTTCGAGATCTCATAATGAAGAAAACCCCAAAAGATTTTGACATAATAACAACAGCTGATCTTAGGCag GTGAAAGACACTTTCTCAGGATCAGCTGTCATAGTAGGAAGGCGGTTTCCAATATGTCATGTATATGAGAACAATTCAATCGTTGAG GTATCAAGTTTTAACACTTATGCACGAGGGTCGACTAGCAATCAAATCTACACATCCAAGAGCCCCCATTGTAGCAAAAATGATTATATGCGATGGAAAAATTGCCAAGGGAGGGACTTCACTATAAATGG GTTAATGTTCAACCCATATGCAGAAAAGATATACGACTACTTCGGAGGTATTGAGGATATTAAGAAAGCTAAG GTTCGTACCGTTATTCCAGCTGGCACATCATTCCAGGAGGACTGTG CTCGTATTCTACGTGCAATCAGAATTGCAGCTCGTTTAGGGTTCAACTTTCCAAAAGAAACAGCTTATTATGTGAGAACTCTTGCCTGCTCTGTGGCAAGACTTGATAAG GGAAGAATACTCATGGAGGTTAATTATATGCTTGCTTATGGTTCAGCTGAAGCTTCTTTAAGGTTGCTGTGGAGATTTGGTCTCCTTGAACACTTGCTGCCTTTTCAG GcagcatatttttcttcaaatcGTTTTAAGAGGAAGGATAAAGGAACTAACATGCTACTG GTTTTATTTTCAAAGTTGGATAGTTTTCTTGCACCTAACAGGCCGTGCCATAATAGTTTGTG GATAAGTATTTTAGCACTTCATGAAGCATTGGTACGCAAACCTTGTGATCCTTTAGTAGTAGCTACTTTCGCACTAGCTCTATACCTTGGAGGTGACATGTCATTGGCACTAGATATTGGAAAATCAATCAACCGTCAACATAATGCTGAATTTTCAGAGCTATTAGAACCTAAAGTTTGGGATGATCAGCATTTGTTAGCtgaggtgcaaagcctggctGCCTCGATGCGGCGAGCACTAACTGAAATGACTGATGAGTATTTTGTTGCAAATGCTATGGCAAAAATCCCTCAAGCACCATCCTCAGACCTT GTATTCATCCCACTACAAGCCTACCTAAAGGTTCTCAAATTAATTGAGTGTGTCCAACATGGAAAAAAGGAGCATGGCTACGAACCAAAGAGCGATGGGAATATCGATTATCATGATCTATCTCATGGTACACCTGCAGAAGTAAGAAACGTCTTTACGCTGGTCGTCTTCGACACAATATACCCCCCAAAGATGGAGAGTCAGCACGATGCCAGCTCTTGA
- the LOC102715007 gene encoding poly(A) polymerase I-like isoform X2: MYSLCAFLQGYDVYLVGGCVRDLIMKKTPKDFDIITTADLRQVKDTFSGSAVIVGRRFPICHVYENNSIVEVSSFNTYARGSTSNQIYTSKSPHCSKNDYMRWKNCQGRDFTINGLMFNPYAEKIYDYFGGIEDIKKAKVRTVIPAGTSFQEDCARILRAIRIAARLGFNFPKETAYYVRTLACSVARLDKGRILMEVNYMLAYGSAEASLRLLWRFGLLEHLLPFQAAYFSSNRFKRKDKGTNMLLVLFSKLDSFLAPNRPCHNSLWISILALHEALVRKPCDPLVVATFALALYLGGDMSLALDIGKSINRQHNAEFSELLEPKVWDDQHLLAEVQSLAASMRRALTEMTDEYFVANAMAKIPQAPSSDLVFIPLQAYLKVLKLIECVQHGKKEHGYEPKSDGNIDYHDLSHGTPAEVRNVFTLVVFDTIYPPKMESQHDASS; encoded by the exons atgtactccctctgtgcATTTTTACAAG GATATGATGTCTACCTGGTTGGTGGTTGTGTTCGAGATCTCATAATGAAGAAAACCCCAAAAGATTTTGACATAATAACAACAGCTGATCTTAGGCag GTGAAAGACACTTTCTCAGGATCAGCTGTCATAGTAGGAAGGCGGTTTCCAATATGTCATGTATATGAGAACAATTCAATCGTTGAG GTATCAAGTTTTAACACTTATGCACGAGGGTCGACTAGCAATCAAATCTACACATCCAAGAGCCCCCATTGTAGCAAAAATGATTATATGCGATGGAAAAATTGCCAAGGGAGGGACTTCACTATAAATGG GTTAATGTTCAACCCATATGCAGAAAAGATATACGACTACTTCGGAGGTATTGAGGATATTAAGAAAGCTAAG GTTCGTACCGTTATTCCAGCTGGCACATCATTCCAGGAGGACTGTG CTCGTATTCTACGTGCAATCAGAATTGCAGCTCGTTTAGGGTTCAACTTTCCAAAAGAAACAGCTTATTATGTGAGAACTCTTGCCTGCTCTGTGGCAAGACTTGATAAG GGAAGAATACTCATGGAGGTTAATTATATGCTTGCTTATGGTTCAGCTGAAGCTTCTTTAAGGTTGCTGTGGAGATTTGGTCTCCTTGAACACTTGCTGCCTTTTCAG GcagcatatttttcttcaaatcGTTTTAAGAGGAAGGATAAAGGAACTAACATGCTACTG GTTTTATTTTCAAAGTTGGATAGTTTTCTTGCACCTAACAGGCCGTGCCATAATAGTTTGTG GATAAGTATTTTAGCACTTCATGAAGCATTGGTACGCAAACCTTGTGATCCTTTAGTAGTAGCTACTTTCGCACTAGCTCTATACCTTGGAGGTGACATGTCATTGGCACTAGATATTGGAAAATCAATCAACCGTCAACATAATGCTGAATTTTCAGAGCTATTAGAACCTAAAGTTTGGGATGATCAGCATTTGTTAGCtgaggtgcaaagcctggctGCCTCGATGCGGCGAGCACTAACTGAAATGACTGATGAGTATTTTGTTGCAAATGCTATGGCAAAAATCCCTCAAGCACCATCCTCAGACCTT GTATTCATCCCACTACAAGCCTACCTAAAGGTTCTCAAATTAATTGAGTGTGTCCAACATGGAAAAAAGGAGCATGGCTACGAACCAAAGAGCGATGGGAATATCGATTATCATGATCTATCTCATGGTACACCTGCAGAAGTAAGAAACGTCTTTACGCTGGTCGTCTTCGACACAATATACCCCCCAAAGATGGAGAGTCAGCACGATGCCAGCTCTTGA